One Deferribacterota bacterium genomic window, TACCGGCTCATAACATTTCACTAACTTCGTAAGTTAAAAAATATTTTTTTAAAGTTCCTGGATCTGTGGACGAACAAGTAGCTCGCACACATTAACACGTGGTGGCTGGCTAACACAATACAAAATGGCTCTAGCAATATCATCACTAGTTAAAATTTCAAGACCAGGTGCATAAAAACCTTGTTGACCGGTTACCATTTTCCGTATCTCTTCGTCTGTAATAGAATTTACAAGCTCGGTAGAAACAGCGCCAGGTTCAATTATGGTTACACGAATACCATATTGCAAGACCTCTTTGCGCAGTGCTTCACTGATGGCAGCTACTGCAAACTTAGTGCCACTGTAAACCGCAGAAGTTGGAAAAGCTACACGGCTTGCAACTGATCCAAGATTAACAATGTGCCCCTTTTTACGCTGGATCATACCAGACAACACAGCATGCGTAGTATACAGCAAACCCTTAATATTGACATCAATAGTGCGATCCCAATCATCTACCCTACCCTTTGCCAATGGAGATAAAGGCATAATACCAGCATTATTTATTAGAATATCCACACCACCTTCTTTTTCTAATTTTTTACCTGCAGTGAAAACTGCAGACCTGTCAGTGACATCCAGCGGCAATATCTCAGCTTTGCCGCCTTTTTTTTCAATTTCCTGTTTTAAAGACTCCAGACGGTCTTGTCTTCTTGCAGAAAGTATAAGGTGTGCACCTTCTGCGCTAAGAAGTTTGGCAGTTGCCTCACCAATACCGCTACTTGCTCCTGTAATCCATGCACGTTGTGATTGTAATGTGCTCATAATCATCTCCTATTTTTTCGTACTAACTAATATATGTGATAATATAACAAAAGCAAGGTTACATAATATTAATCTCCCACGTCGCAAGTTATAATTTTTAATACATTATTCTTTTGGGTATCTATCTTCTGGTTCAGGCCATTTAAAATCTTTGCTTATATTATAAATCTCAGCAATAACACCTAAATCATCATCAGTTGATAAATAGGTATAGGTCAAACCCTTCCAATTTCCACCTTGTAATATCTTTTTGTTTCGTTTTTTTAATGTATCAAGGGTTTTTTTATAATCTGGCGTGCCAAAAGCTATATGATGCAAACCTTCACCATGTTTTTCTAAGAATTCAGCATAAATAGATTTATTATCTAAAGGCTGTATTAATTCCCATTGAACACCATCTATATCACACACAGCAAGTTTCATTGCATAATCAATCCTTTTTTCGTTTATAATCATATCTTTAACCGTTTCTGGGTTAAACTCATAAATTAACCATGGACCTATACCATATTCATCATTGTAGATCTTAACAGATCTCATTAAATCTTTTACAACAACAGCTACCTGCAATACTTTGTTAAATAAAGCATCCTTTTCCATAAATACACCTCCAATGTTATTAATCTAAATAGCTGCACCACCACTGACAGCCATAGCTTGTCCAGTTATATGTTCTGACTCTAACAAAAAGATAACTGCCTTAGCCATATCTTGTGGTGTTTGTGCAACCTTTTGTGGAATCATTGTTTTAACATTTCTATTAAAACTCTCTTGTATACTTTCACCTTCTATAGAGAATTTTTTTGCAAGTAAATCCCACATTTGTGTAAAAACAATACCAGGGCATATTGAATTTACTGTTATATTATAACTTGCAACCTCTTTTGCAACGGCATTGGTAAAACCAATGACTGCAAATTTTGATGCACAATAATGTGATAAACCTTCTATACCGATCTTGCCAGCAATTGAGGCAAAATTTATAATTCTTCCATAATTCTGTTTTTTCATAATGGGTAAAACCTCTTTACAGAATAAAAAAGTCCCTTTCGTGTTAATATCCATCATTAAATCCCACTCTTCCTCTTTTATTTCCTCAACAGGTCCTGCAGTAACTACACCAGCTACATTTATTAAAATATCAATTGTATTAAATTTATTAACAATCTCATTAATTGCATTAGTTACTTCCTGATTTTTTGATACATCTGCAGCTATTACATTTATTTTGTCTTTAAATTCTTTTTCCATCTCTTTAGCTCTTGTTATACCCCCTATGTAGTTTGTTTGATATTGATTATATGC contains:
- a CDS encoding SDR family oxidoreductase; the encoded protein is MSTLQSQRAWITGASSGIGEATAKLLSAEGAHLILSARRQDRLESLKQEIEKKGGKAEILPLDVTDRSAVFTAGKKLEKEGGVDILINNAGIMPLSPLAKGRVDDWDRTIDVNIKGLLYTTHAVLSGMIQRKKGHIVNLGSVASRVAFPTSAVYSGTKFAVAAISEALRKEVLQYGIRVTIIEPGAVSTELVNSITDEEIRKMVTGQQGFYAPGLEILTSDDIARAILYCVSQPPRVNVCELLVRPQIQEL
- a CDS encoding VOC family protein gives rise to the protein MEKDALFNKVLQVAVVVKDLMRSVKIYNDEYGIGPWLIYEFNPETVKDMIINEKRIDYAMKLAVCDIDGVQWELIQPLDNKSIYAEFLEKHGEGLHHIAFGTPDYKKTLDTLKKRNKKILQGGNWKGLTYTYLSTDDDLGVIAEIYNISKDFKWPEPEDRYPKE
- a CDS encoding SDR family NAD(P)-dependent oxidoreductase; this translates as MKFDNKVAVVTGGAGGIGSEIVRTLVNEGAKVVIVEAENVDGAYNQYQTNYIGGITRAKEMEKEFKDKINVIAADVSKNQEVTNAINEIVNKFNTIDILINVAGVVTAGPVEEIKEEEWDLMMDINTKGTFLFCKEVLPIMKKQNYGRIINFASIAGKIGIEGLSHYCASKFAVIGFTNAVAKEVASYNITVNSICPGIVFTQMWDLLAKKFSIEGESIQESFNRNVKTMIPQKVAQTPQDMAKAVIFLLESEHITGQAMAVSGGAAI